In Curtobacterium sp. MCPF17_002, one genomic interval encodes:
- a CDS encoding ABC transporter substrate-binding protein, protein MKIPRRGSLRAALVTSVAVSALLLTGCSGANSSDDGGNAGSGSDTAGSDKAWSYKDATGTTVKVDHTPKRVVVLNDIAISFVEYGLQPVGTFGQLTMAKDARFTGLDTDGITQLGTGYGDIDLEQLAALKPDLVVTSVYPTDAKGTLDATQPGYGFKDMEQEKQVQAIAPVAQVKWGGKGEDVIEDIADLAESLGAEEATVEKAEARFDTARDELEKVTKEQDLSVVSMYADGDGAYVTRPSDEPTLQMYESFGVDLVNPKPAGFYWGIYSWENAGQISGDVLLLSQQGYQVADLEKQPTFADNAALQAGQVHSWTFPALDYASQADYMKKLAGWLEDSKQLS, encoded by the coding sequence GTGAAGATCCCCCGCCGCGGCTCCCTCCGGGCCGCCCTCGTGACCTCCGTGGCCGTCTCGGCCCTCCTCCTCACCGGCTGCTCCGGTGCGAACAGCTCCGACGACGGCGGCAACGCCGGCTCCGGCAGCGACACGGCCGGCTCCGACAAGGCCTGGTCGTACAAGGACGCCACCGGCACCACCGTCAAGGTCGACCACACGCCGAAGCGCGTCGTCGTCCTCAACGACATCGCGATCTCGTTCGTCGAGTACGGCCTGCAACCCGTCGGCACCTTCGGGCAGCTGACGATGGCGAAGGACGCCCGCTTCACGGGACTCGACACCGACGGCATCACCCAGCTCGGCACCGGGTACGGCGACATCGACCTGGAGCAGCTCGCGGCCCTCAAGCCCGACCTCGTCGTCACGTCGGTCTACCCGACCGACGCGAAGGGCACGCTCGACGCGACGCAGCCCGGCTACGGCTTCAAGGACATGGAGCAGGAGAAGCAGGTCCAGGCGATCGCGCCCGTCGCCCAGGTGAAGTGGGGCGGCAAGGGCGAGGACGTCATCGAGGACATCGCCGACCTCGCCGAGTCGCTCGGCGCGGAGGAGGCCACGGTCGAGAAGGCCGAGGCCCGCTTCGACACCGCCCGCGACGAGCTCGAGAAGGTCACCAAGGAACAGGACCTGTCGGTCGTCTCGATGTACGCCGACGGTGACGGCGCCTACGTCACCCGTCCCTCCGACGAGCCGACCCTGCAGATGTACGAGTCCTTCGGCGTCGACCTGGTGAACCCGAAGCCCGCGGGCTTCTACTGGGGCATCTACTCGTGGGAGAACGCCGGTCAGATCAGCGGCGACGTGCTCCTGCTGTCGCAGCAGGGCTACCAGGTCGCCGACCTCGAGAAGCAGCCGACGTTCGCCGACAACGCCGCCCTCCAGGCGGGCCAGGTGCACAGCTGGACCTTCCCGGCGCTCGACTACGCGTCGCAGGCCGACTACATGAAGAAGCTCGCGGGCTGGCTCGAGGACAGCAAGCAGCTGTCGTAG
- a CDS encoding transglycosylase domain-containing protein, giving the protein MAFRRTGSAALGFVGGSVLAGLLVGVGVTPVLAVAGVGTTSAIGVFDSLPEYIRIGELPQRNEVWAYRGGKPVRLANVWDQNRQELSFDQISEQLKHAAVDGEDKRFYETGGVDAASMVRSLVSVVASKGEGGSGGSTLTMQLVRNIKTLRASELPTAAEREAGYEEATKRSPSRKLAEMKLAIGLAKEYSKKEILTAYLNIAYFGDQTYGVQAAAQHYYGKDATDLTPAEAASLIAIVQWPEKRDLSTPAHYADNVARRDVILRSMHEQGHLTSAQLTEALAARPADSVRITAPQQGCEAVARGAEFFCDHAVRVAKELPQLGPTEDRRADAWRTGGYRIQTTLDLDLNAQQKALLDQYDPNTESRFALGATLDTVEAGTGRVLTMAQNTDYDRSEQAPPTATSLNYATDHAYGGSGGFQVGSTYKMFTLLQWLASGKSPDAVVNGTRHAQSTWTQCGQTITAFWDPKNDSPGQRGPYSVRAATAQSVNAAYASMAAQLDLCDIRDVAASLGVHPARGGELPANPAAVLGTTSIAPLTMAAAYAGIANGGVYCAPRVVDQVTGPDGKQLGGQPEQCGQAVSATVAETAFEVMQGAFRGGTASGGQTPDGATLFGKTGTTDAADQIWLVGGTSRAVTAYWQGNTDGGTSNLRHFSNGEGTYAGTRATVWRQAQTGVNAALPVG; this is encoded by the coding sequence ATGGCATTCAGACGGACAGGATCGGCCGCACTCGGCTTCGTGGGCGGCAGTGTGCTCGCCGGGTTGCTGGTCGGGGTCGGCGTGACGCCGGTGCTCGCCGTGGCGGGGGTCGGGACGACCTCGGCGATCGGGGTGTTCGACTCATTGCCGGAGTACATCCGGATCGGCGAGCTCCCGCAGCGCAACGAGGTCTGGGCGTACCGCGGCGGAAAGCCCGTGCGGCTGGCGAACGTCTGGGACCAGAACCGGCAGGAGCTGTCGTTCGACCAGATCAGCGAACAGCTGAAGCACGCCGCGGTCGACGGTGAGGACAAGCGCTTCTACGAGACCGGCGGGGTGGACGCCGCGTCGATGGTCCGGTCCCTCGTGAGTGTGGTCGCGTCGAAGGGCGAGGGCGGCTCCGGCGGCTCGACGCTGACGATGCAGCTCGTCCGGAACATCAAGACCCTGCGGGCGAGCGAGCTGCCGACGGCCGCTGAACGGGAGGCCGGGTACGAGGAGGCGACGAAGCGCTCGCCGAGCCGGAAGCTCGCGGAGATGAAGCTCGCGATCGGTCTCGCGAAGGAGTACTCCAAGAAGGAGATCCTCACCGCCTACCTCAACATCGCCTACTTCGGCGACCAGACGTACGGCGTGCAGGCAGCCGCGCAGCACTACTACGGCAAGGACGCCACGGACCTGACCCCGGCTGAGGCGGCGTCGCTCATCGCGATCGTGCAGTGGCCCGAGAAGCGCGACCTCTCGACGCCCGCGCACTATGCCGACAATGTCGCCCGCCGCGACGTCATCCTCCGCTCGATGCACGAGCAGGGCCACCTCACCAGCGCACAGCTCACCGAGGCGCTCGCCGCGCGGCCCGCCGACTCCGTCCGCATCACGGCACCGCAGCAGGGGTGCGAGGCGGTCGCACGCGGTGCCGAGTTCTTCTGCGACCACGCCGTGCGGGTCGCGAAGGAGTTGCCGCAGCTCGGCCCGACCGAGGACCGTCGCGCGGACGCCTGGCGGACGGGCGGCTACCGGATCCAGACGACGCTCGATCTCGACCTCAACGCCCAGCAGAAGGCCCTGCTCGATCAGTACGACCCGAACACCGAGTCGCGGTTCGCCCTCGGCGCGACGCTCGACACCGTCGAGGCCGGCACCGGTCGCGTGCTGACCATGGCGCAGAACACGGACTACGACCGATCGGAACAGGCCCCGCCGACCGCGACGTCGCTCAACTACGCCACCGACCACGCGTACGGCGGCTCGGGCGGGTTCCAGGTCGGCTCGACGTACAAGATGTTCACGCTGCTGCAGTGGCTCGCATCGGGGAAGAGTCCGGACGCGGTCGTGAACGGCACCCGGCACGCACAGAGCACGTGGACACAGTGCGGGCAGACCATCACGGCGTTCTGGGACCCGAAGAACGACTCACCGGGCCAGAGGGGCCCGTACTCGGTTCGTGCGGCGACCGCCCAGTCCGTCAACGCCGCGTACGCGTCGATGGCGGCGCAGCTCGACCTCTGCGACATCCGCGACGTGGCCGCGAGCCTCGGCGTCCACCCGGCACGCGGCGGCGAACTGCCCGCGAACCCGGCGGCCGTGCTCGGCACCACGAGCATCGCCCCGCTGACGATGGCGGCCGCCTACGCCGGCATCGCGAACGGCGGCGTGTACTGCGCTCCCCGGGTCGTCGACCAGGTGACGGGGCCGGACGGCAAGCAGCTCGGCGGGCAGCCGGAGCAGTGCGGGCAGGCGGTGTCCGCCACCGTGGCCGAGACGGCGTTCGAGGTCATGCAGGGCGCGTTCCGCGGCGGGACGGCGAGCGGCGGGCAGACCCCGGACGGCGCGACGCTGTTCGGCAAGACCGGCACCACCGACGCCGCGGACCAGATCTGGTTGGTCGGCGGGACCTCGCGTGCGGTGACGGCGTACTGGCAGGGCAACACCGACGGCGGCACGTCGAACCTGCGGCACTTCTCGAACGGCGAGGGTACGTACGCCGGCACCCGGGCTACCGTCTGGCGGCAGGCGCAGACGGGCGTGAACGCGGCGCTGCCGGTCGGGTGA
- a CDS encoding alpha/beta hydrolase, with product MADHGWRDDVLGAPFERLELPLGEDSEGPVVATLVRLRRSPADLLLHAGGPLHGVDVLYVHGWSDYFFQVELAERLERLGARFHALDLRKYGRSLQPRQTPGFVDDLTTYDEDIAAALDAIAAEHRRGDTGRRLVPMGHSTGGLTLSLWAARHPEHVAGLVLNSPWLEFQANAVGRALVTPVIKLGARRNPLAPMPAVDPGFYTRTVSSAGEGSWTYDQQWRPDRGFPLHPGWLAAVFDGQATVEAGLGLEVPVLVMLSDKSMLQPRWDDGMARADVALNVDVVAHRALSLGSEVTVRRLHGALHDVVLSVPEVREHAYDAIARWASTLRH from the coding sequence ATGGCGGACCACGGTTGGCGCGACGACGTCCTCGGAGCGCCGTTCGAGCGCCTCGAGCTCCCGCTCGGCGAGGACTCCGAGGGACCGGTGGTCGCGACCCTCGTCCGTCTGCGACGCTCCCCGGCGGACCTGTTGCTGCACGCCGGCGGTCCCCTGCACGGCGTCGACGTCCTCTACGTCCACGGCTGGTCGGACTACTTCTTCCAGGTCGAGCTCGCCGAGCGGCTCGAACGGCTCGGTGCCCGGTTCCACGCGCTCGACCTCCGGAAGTACGGCCGGAGCCTGCAGCCACGACAGACCCCGGGGTTCGTCGACGACCTGACCACGTACGACGAGGACATCGCCGCCGCGCTCGACGCGATCGCCGCCGAGCACCGACGGGGTGACACCGGCCGACGGCTCGTCCCGATGGGCCACTCGACGGGCGGACTGACCCTGTCGCTGTGGGCGGCGCGGCACCCGGAGCACGTCGCCGGACTCGTCCTCAACAGCCCGTGGCTCGAGTTCCAGGCGAACGCCGTCGGACGTGCGCTGGTGACCCCGGTCATCAAGCTCGGGGCGCGGCGGAACCCGCTCGCGCCGATGCCCGCGGTCGACCCCGGCTTCTACACGCGCACCGTGTCGAGTGCGGGCGAGGGCTCGTGGACCTACGACCAGCAGTGGCGTCCGGACCGCGGCTTCCCGCTCCACCCCGGGTGGCTCGCCGCCGTGTTCGACGGACAGGCGACGGTCGAGGCCGGCCTCGGACTCGAGGTCCCCGTGCTCGTCATGCTCAGCGACAAGAGCATGCTGCAGCCCCGGTGGGACGACGGGATGGCGCGCGCCGACGTCGCGCTCAACGTCGACGTCGTCGCGCACCGCGCGCTGTCCCTGGGCAGCGAGGTCACCGTCCGGCGCCTGCACGGCGCCCTGCACGACGTGGTGCTGTCCGTTCCCGAGGTCCGCGAGCACGCCTACGACGCGATCGCACGGTGGGCGTCGACCCTGCGGCACTGA
- a CDS encoding VOC family protein: protein MTASFNHTIIAAKEPAVSAAFFVDLLEAAGAPSWGPFTNLQLPDGVLLQFAAVPIDFPPQHYAFLVDDDHFDRAYARITAEGREHWADPQRQRPGETNTEHDGRGVYLLDPAGHYIELLTRPYL, encoded by the coding sequence ATGACCGCATCGTTCAACCACACGATCATCGCGGCGAAGGAGCCCGCGGTGTCCGCGGCGTTCTTCGTCGACCTCCTCGAAGCAGCCGGAGCCCCGTCGTGGGGTCCCTTCACCAACCTGCAGCTCCCCGACGGCGTCCTCCTGCAGTTCGCCGCGGTGCCGATCGACTTCCCGCCGCAGCACTACGCGTTCCTGGTCGACGACGACCACTTCGACCGCGCGTACGCCCGCATCACCGCCGAGGGCCGCGAGCACTGGGCCGACCCGCAGCGGCAGCGCCCCGGCGAGACGAACACCGAGCACGACGGCCGCGGGGTCTACCTGCTCGACCCGGCCGGGCACTACATCGAGCTCCTGACCAGGCCGTACCTGTGA
- a CDS encoding GNAT family N-acetyltransferase: MTVVELVRLDPTGADRDELIRFLAAEEFPFHMRSTISAEDASTAVDSGSFRDAEHDTSWLVHADHGRIGIVRLEDLEDPVPLFDLRIAGRFRGQGLGVPALCAVTDHVFRTMPSVTRFEGQTREDNTAMRRVFVRAGWVKEAHYREAWPVHGAAPVASVAYGMLRGDWETGRTTPVPWDDDEDARAVTA, translated from the coding sequence GTGACGGTGGTCGAGCTCGTCCGGCTCGACCCGACGGGCGCCGACCGCGACGAACTGATCAGGTTCCTGGCGGCCGAGGAGTTCCCCTTCCACATGCGCAGCACGATCAGCGCCGAAGACGCCTCGACGGCGGTGGACTCCGGATCGTTCCGCGACGCGGAGCACGACACCTCCTGGCTCGTGCACGCCGACCACGGTCGGATCGGGATCGTCCGACTCGAGGACCTCGAGGACCCGGTACCCCTCTTCGACCTGCGGATCGCCGGACGGTTCCGCGGGCAGGGACTCGGCGTCCCCGCCCTCTGCGCCGTGACGGACCACGTCTTCCGCACCATGCCCTCTGTCACGCGGTTCGAAGGGCAGACGCGCGAGGACAACACGGCGATGCGCCGTGTGTTCGTCCGCGCCGGGTGGGTCAAGGAGGCGCACTACCGCGAGGCCTGGCCGGTCCACGGCGCTGCCCCCGTCGCGTCCGTCGCCTACGGGATGCTCCGCGGCGACTGGGAGACCGGCAGGACGACACCGGTCCCGTGGGACGACGACGAGGACGCCCGCGCCGTCACTGCCTAA
- a CDS encoding class I SAM-dependent methyltransferase, giving the protein MAWMLAVLDRSNARRPWSHNQAYTPVVLAQGRRARAAARAGREPSRALDVGCGTGVLARRLGREFDEVVGLEPSAPTAALARQTTADTPSVRIVEGSLNAVGDEQFDLVSLVAVLHHLPLEPALRRLRHLVRPSGRLVVIGVAAETRRDLGWSVLSTLVNPIVGALRHPRARRGDQPPPHMRSPTVPATATFEEIRAVVARYLPGARMRRSLFWRYVLVWEAVPV; this is encoded by the coding sequence ATGGCGTGGATGCTCGCGGTGCTGGACCGCTCGAATGCTCGGCGCCCGTGGTCGCACAACCAGGCGTACACCCCCGTGGTCCTCGCACAGGGACGGCGTGCGCGAGCGGCCGCGCGTGCTGGGCGCGAGCCGTCGCGTGCGCTCGACGTCGGGTGCGGGACCGGAGTGCTCGCGCGTCGTCTCGGCCGCGAGTTCGACGAGGTCGTCGGTCTCGAACCGTCGGCGCCGACCGCGGCGCTCGCACGGCAGACGACGGCGGACACCCCGTCCGTCCGGATCGTCGAGGGCTCGCTGAACGCGGTCGGGGACGAGCAGTTCGACCTGGTGTCGCTCGTCGCCGTGCTGCACCACCTGCCGCTCGAGCCCGCACTCCGCCGACTGCGGCACCTCGTGCGTCCGAGCGGGCGGCTCGTCGTGATCGGGGTCGCGGCCGAGACCCGGCGCGACCTCGGCTGGTCGGTGCTCTCCACGCTGGTGAACCCGATCGTGGGTGCGCTCCGACACCCGCGCGCACGCCGAGGGGATCAGCCGCCGCCGCACATGCGGTCGCCGACCGTCCCTGCCACCGCGACGTTCGAGGAGATCCGGGCGGTCGTCGCCCGGTACCTCCCCGGAGCGCGGATGCGCCGGTCGCTGTTCTGGCGCTACGTCCTGGTGTGGGAGGCGGTCCCGGTCTGA
- a CDS encoding VOC family protein, whose translation MEFASIRIITDDLDGMVTFYERVTGTTARRPAPVFAEIVTGGAVLALGAPATVAALGAAAPTAGANGSVIVEFLVNDVDDTFAELRDALDDVVLPPTTMPWGNRSTLFRDPDGNLVNVFSRPV comes from the coding sequence ATGGAGTTCGCATCGATCCGCATCATCACCGACGACCTCGACGGGATGGTGACGTTCTACGAGCGGGTCACCGGGACGACGGCTCGTCGCCCCGCCCCGGTGTTCGCCGAGATCGTGACCGGGGGAGCCGTCCTCGCGCTCGGCGCGCCGGCGACCGTCGCCGCGCTCGGGGCCGCAGCGCCGACCGCGGGTGCGAACGGGAGCGTGATCGTCGAGTTCCTGGTGAACGACGTCGACGACACCTTCGCGGAACTCCGGGACGCGCTCGACGACGTGGTGCTGCCGCCGACGACGATGCCGTGGGGGAACCGCTCGACCCTCTTCCGCGACCCGGACGGCAACCTCGTCAACGTGTTCAGCCGTCCGGTCTGA
- a CDS encoding WYL domain-containing protein, whose product MNRTDRLYALVEELRAAAPARRSARRLAEHFGVSVRTVERDLRSLQDAGVPIWAEPGQTGGFTIDARATLPPLGFTVDEALAVAIGLGTLGASPFRDAARSAARKITAVLAEDDAQRTSRLASRVHLLESGDRVPAPTALAGALTRGRVVRMRYRDAAGSDSERTVEPLGYIGKGEDWYLIAWCRLRDGVRAFRGDRVLDVVETDEVAPPRVVRVEELDIPHGVLRPVLGS is encoded by the coding sequence GTGAACCGCACCGACCGTCTCTACGCGCTCGTCGAGGAACTGCGCGCCGCCGCTCCCGCGCGGCGGAGCGCGCGTCGGCTGGCCGAGCACTTCGGTGTCAGCGTCCGCACCGTCGAACGGGACCTGCGCTCGCTGCAGGACGCCGGCGTCCCGATCTGGGCCGAGCCCGGGCAGACCGGCGGCTTCACGATCGACGCCCGCGCGACGCTGCCGCCGCTCGGGTTCACCGTCGACGAGGCCCTCGCGGTCGCGATCGGACTGGGGACCCTCGGTGCGAGCCCCTTCCGCGACGCCGCCCGGAGCGCCGCGCGGAAGATCACAGCCGTGCTCGCCGAGGACGATGCGCAGAGGACCTCCCGGCTGGCGAGCCGCGTGCACCTGCTCGAGTCCGGCGACCGTGTGCCGGCGCCGACGGCCCTCGCCGGTGCCCTGACGCGAGGCCGCGTGGTCCGCATGCGGTACCGCGACGCCGCGGGATCGGACTCCGAGCGGACCGTCGAACCGCTGGGGTACATCGGCAAGGGCGAGGACTGGTACCTCATCGCCTGGTGCCGACTGCGCGACGGCGTGCGGGCGTTCCGCGGTGACCGCGTGCTCGACGTGGTGGAGACCGACGAGGTCGCCCCGCCCCGGGTCGTCCGTGTCGAGGAACTGGACATCCCGCACGGCGTGCTCCGGCCCGTCCTCGGGTCGTGA
- a CDS encoding mannitol dehydrogenase family protein: protein MPVRLSPETLDEIAASGVAVPTYDRDGITAGIVHFGVGGFHRAHQAMVVDRLLQRGEAREYGICGVGVLEQDRRMATAMAEQGGLYTLVLKHPDGTRESRVIGSIVDYLLAVDDPDAVVEKMAHPDTRIVSLTITEGGYNFDHVTGEFVADEPGVAADLRGDGPPRTVFGLVVEALRRRRDRDLQPFTVMSCDNIQGNGHVAREMFTAYARLQDPAFADWMDEHVSFPNSMVDRITPVTADEDRAWVRDELGIEDAWPVVAEPFFQWVLEDDHPAGRPPYEQEDVQIVDDVEPYELMKLRLLNASHQGLCYFGYLSGYRYAHEATQDPAIATFLRRYMDEEGTPTLHPVPGIDLDDYKSTLIERFQNPEVRDTLARLCAESSDRIPKWLVPVVRENLAAGRPVALSAGIVASWARYAEGTDESGDPITVVDRLADELTRIAQTQREDRLAFIENRQVFGDLAEDERFVAAYRDALDGLLTDGAHATVTRLSRS, encoded by the coding sequence ATGCCCGTCCGACTGTCCCCGGAGACCCTCGACGAGATCGCCGCGAGCGGCGTCGCCGTCCCCACCTACGACCGCGACGGGATCACGGCCGGCATCGTGCACTTCGGCGTCGGCGGCTTCCACCGGGCGCACCAGGCGATGGTCGTCGATCGGCTCCTGCAGCGGGGTGAGGCTCGCGAGTACGGCATCTGCGGCGTGGGCGTCCTCGAACAGGACCGCCGGATGGCCACCGCGATGGCGGAGCAGGGCGGCCTGTACACGCTCGTCCTCAAGCACCCGGACGGCACCCGCGAGTCCCGCGTGATCGGCAGCATCGTCGACTACCTGCTCGCCGTCGACGACCCCGACGCCGTCGTCGAGAAGATGGCGCACCCGGACACGAGGATCGTGAGCCTCACCATCACCGAGGGCGGCTACAACTTCGACCACGTCACGGGGGAGTTCGTCGCGGACGAACCCGGGGTCGCCGCCGACCTCCGCGGTGACGGTCCGCCGCGGACCGTGTTCGGGCTCGTCGTCGAGGCGTTGCGACGTCGCCGTGACCGCGACCTGCAGCCCTTCACGGTGATGTCGTGCGACAACATCCAGGGCAACGGACACGTCGCGCGCGAGATGTTCACGGCCTACGCCCGCCTGCAGGATCCGGCGTTCGCCGACTGGATGGACGAGCACGTCTCCTTCCCGAACTCGATGGTCGACCGGATCACCCCGGTCACCGCCGACGAGGACCGCGCCTGGGTCCGTGACGAGCTCGGCATCGAGGACGCCTGGCCCGTCGTCGCCGAGCCCTTCTTCCAGTGGGTGCTCGAGGACGACCACCCCGCCGGCCGACCGCCGTACGAGCAGGAGGACGTGCAGATCGTCGACGACGTCGAACCGTACGAGCTCATGAAGCTCCGGCTCCTCAACGCCAGCCACCAGGGCCTCTGCTACTTCGGGTACCTGTCCGGCTACCGGTACGCGCACGAGGCGACGCAGGACCCGGCGATCGCCACGTTCCTGCGCCGCTACATGGACGAGGAGGGCACGCCCACGCTCCACCCGGTGCCCGGCATCGACCTCGACGACTACAAGTCCACCCTGATCGAACGGTTCCAGAACCCGGAGGTGCGGGACACCCTCGCCCGGCTCTGCGCCGAGTCGAGCGACCGGATCCCGAAGTGGCTCGTGCCCGTGGTGCGCGAGAACCTCGCGGCCGGACGCCCCGTCGCCCTGTCGGCCGGCATCGTCGCGTCGTGGGCCCGGTACGCCGAGGGCACCGACGAGTCCGGCGACCCGATCACCGTCGTCGACCGGCTCGCCGACGAACTCACCCGCATCGCGCAGACGCAGCGGGAGGACCGGCTCGCCTTCATCGAGAACCGGCAGGTGTTCGGTGACCTGGCTGAGGACGAGCGGTTCGTCGCGGCGTACCGCGACGCCCTCGACGGGCTGCTCACGGACGGCGCGCACGCGACGGTCACGCGCCTGTCGCGTTCCTGA
- a CDS encoding TetR/AcrR family transcriptional regulator produces the protein MTLSIDRRAALKAKHRAAILQAARDLVEERGGREFSVDDLAARADIARRTVFNHFGSLDEVLLAVCEQELSVIIDRFLADMAKTPVGDGSRASMFDELESAARGADLAPAIASMYRILGDPGKDDPKAAVLTQTAFGRVTERLRAEVARRYPAADPLDAALLVESLMSGIVVIAEHWLATTGPRLDQQARDDWDALLARLVHSVRSGYLPTD, from the coding sequence GTGACCCTGTCGATCGATCGTCGTGCCGCCCTCAAGGCGAAGCACCGTGCGGCGATCCTGCAGGCCGCACGCGACCTCGTCGAGGAGCGCGGCGGCCGCGAGTTCAGCGTCGACGACCTCGCCGCTCGCGCCGACATCGCGCGGCGCACGGTCTTCAACCACTTCGGCTCGCTCGACGAGGTCCTGCTGGCCGTCTGCGAGCAGGAACTGTCCGTCATCATCGACCGGTTCCTCGCCGACATGGCGAAGACGCCGGTGGGTGACGGCAGCCGCGCGTCCATGTTCGACGAGCTCGAGTCCGCCGCACGCGGCGCCGACCTGGCGCCCGCGATCGCGAGCATGTACCGGATCCTCGGCGATCCCGGCAAGGACGACCCGAAGGCGGCGGTCCTCACCCAGACGGCGTTCGGCCGGGTCACCGAACGACTCCGTGCCGAGGTCGCCCGGCGCTACCCCGCCGCCGACCCCCTCGACGCGGCGCTCCTCGTCGAGTCCCTGATGAGCGGGATCGTCGTCATCGCGGAACACTGGCTGGCGACGACCGGCCCGCGCCTCGACCAGCAGGCACGCGACGACTGGGACGCCCTGCTCGCACGACTCGTGCACAGCGTCCGCAGCGGCTACCTCCCCACCGACTGA